In a genomic window of Occallatibacter riparius:
- a CDS encoding GNAT family N-acetyltransferase, translated as MLYRLYQPSDFEPLYAIEEICFQPPLRFPRSYMRSIIRNSDSATWIAEESEHASKHMAGFAHVEWAGPDHDRYAYIQTLEVSPEHRRRGVARELLTHLEQSALAAGAAAIWLHVDTENAPAIRLYQAHGYSQQSREEHYYARLRAAFIYSKPLVTSH; from the coding sequence ATGCTCTACCGCCTCTACCAGCCCTCCGATTTCGAACCCCTATACGCCATCGAAGAGATCTGCTTCCAGCCGCCCCTCCGTTTTCCCCGCTCCTACATGCGTAGCATTATCCGGAACTCCGACTCGGCCACCTGGATTGCCGAAGAGTCTGAGCATGCATCCAAGCACATGGCCGGCTTCGCCCATGTCGAGTGGGCCGGTCCCGATCATGATCGCTATGCCTACATCCAGACTCTTGAAGTCTCTCCCGAGCACCGCCGCCGAGGTGTCGCCCGCGAACTCCTTACACACCTCGAACAATCTGCCCTGGCCGCCGGAGCCGCCGCGATCTGGCTGCACGTCGACACGGAAAACGCTCCCGCCATCCGTCTTTATCAGGCTCACGGATATAGCCAGCAGAGCAGGGAAGAGCACTACTACGCCCGCCTCCGTGCCGCCTTCATCTACTCGAAGCCGCTAGTCACTAGCCACTAA
- a CDS encoding 6-phosphofructokinase, translating to MRIALLTGGGDCPGLNAVIYAAVKKGINHYGDEFIGFLNGWRGVLDNQFIPLTLEKIDGIQLKGGTILHSSRTNVKKIPGGIEKVQEVLKQNKIDALIALGGDDTQSVTLFLAEHGINAIGVPKTIDNDINGTDATFGFDTAVMIATEAVDRIHTTADSHNRVVVVEVMGRDAGWIAMAAGVAGGAHVTLVPEKPIDLDHVCALLKYNYDHGKHYGVVVVAEGCHLPEGGQVTGSAEVDAFGHARLSGIGEALAELIEKKTGFETRSVNLGHTQRGGVPTAYDRLLGQRYGLHAIDMVHEAKWGRIAVLKGTDITDITIKEAVATNRRLDQRFFDVIDGVQAKV from the coding sequence ATGCGAATTGCTCTATTGACCGGCGGCGGTGACTGCCCCGGATTGAATGCGGTCATCTACGCAGCGGTGAAGAAGGGAATCAACCACTACGGCGACGAGTTCATCGGCTTCCTCAACGGATGGCGCGGCGTCCTCGACAACCAGTTCATCCCTCTCACGCTCGAGAAAATTGATGGCATTCAGCTCAAGGGGGGCACCATCCTTCACTCCTCCCGTACCAATGTGAAGAAGATCCCCGGTGGCATCGAGAAGGTTCAGGAAGTCCTGAAGCAGAACAAGATCGACGCCCTCATCGCCCTCGGCGGCGACGACACACAGTCGGTCACCCTCTTCCTAGCCGAGCACGGAATCAACGCCATCGGCGTTCCCAAGACCATCGACAATGACATCAACGGCACCGACGCCACCTTCGGCTTCGACACCGCCGTCATGATTGCGACCGAAGCTGTCGACCGCATTCACACCACCGCCGACTCCCACAACCGCGTTGTCGTAGTCGAAGTCATGGGCCGCGATGCCGGCTGGATTGCCATGGCCGCGGGTGTTGCCGGCGGGGCGCACGTCACGCTGGTTCCCGAGAAGCCCATCGACCTCGATCACGTCTGCGCCCTGCTCAAGTACAACTACGACCACGGCAAGCACTACGGCGTCGTCGTCGTTGCAGAGGGCTGCCATCTGCCCGAAGGCGGCCAGGTCACCGGCTCCGCGGAAGTCGACGCCTTCGGCCACGCCCGCCTCTCCGGCATCGGCGAAGCGCTCGCCGAACTCATCGAGAAGAAGACTGGCTTTGAGACTCGCAGCGTGAACCTGGGTCACACCCAGCGTGGCGGCGTGCCCACGGCCTACGATCGCCTGCTCGGCCAGCGCTACGGCCTGCACGCCATCGACATGGTGCATGAAGCCAAGTGGGGCCGCATTGCGGTCCTCAAGGGAACTGACATCACCGACATCACCATCAAGGAAGCGGTTGCCACCAACCGCCGCCTCGACCAGCGCTTCTTCGACGTCATCGACGGCGTCCAGGCGAAGGTCTAG
- a CDS encoding AMP-dependent synthetase/ligase, which translates to MTVPAPIATLNDLFLRVAAAGNPRAILWQSASSEWQPISSSQIYQRVRAVAHALHNWGVQKGDRVAIIAENRWEWAIADFAILALGAVDVPIYPTLTGEQMAELLRDSDTRIAFVSTRKQLDKLAEVRANTPLQRIVIMDSADATAGAIPFSELVAGADERGSQRDDEFEAIVHSVKPGHLATLIYTSGTTGEPKGVMLTHGNIAANQNTCAREFSFSREDACISFLPLSHITARALDYVMYGRGAQVIYCSQFDRLPYAMREVRPTVLVGVPRVYEKIRQEVERRAALSPIRKKLLAMAVKIGAGHIDTVYSARTPASPLWKLANKLVFSKVQAAFGGRARVFISGGAPLGVDTARWFASVGIPVWEGYGLTETSPVIALNSEPNHRLGSVGKPVPNVELKFASDGELLCRGPFIFQGYWNKPQANAECFDAEGWFHTGDIGHLDHDGFLYITDRKKELLKTSGGKLVAPQPIENKIKTNILIGQVALIGDKHKFISALISPNFAALDEWARNNGLEGVTRASLVADRRVNALYNEIIREVNSGLANFETIKRFRIVPDEWSQDSGELTPSMKLKRRVIAERYAAAVSEIYADEATARAE; encoded by the coding sequence ATGACCGTTCCCGCACCCATCGCCACTCTGAACGACCTGTTTCTGCGAGTCGCTGCCGCAGGTAACCCGCGCGCAATCCTGTGGCAGAGCGCCTCTTCGGAGTGGCAGCCCATCTCGTCGAGCCAGATCTATCAGCGTGTCCGCGCCGTTGCCCACGCGCTCCACAACTGGGGCGTACAGAAAGGCGACCGGGTCGCCATCATTGCCGAAAACCGTTGGGAATGGGCCATCGCCGACTTCGCTATCCTGGCCCTCGGCGCGGTCGATGTGCCCATCTACCCCACGCTGACCGGCGAGCAGATGGCCGAGTTGCTCCGCGACTCCGACACCCGGATTGCCTTCGTGTCCACTCGCAAGCAACTCGACAAGCTGGCGGAAGTCCGCGCCAACACGCCGCTGCAGCGGATCGTCATCATGGATTCGGCCGATGCCACTGCCGGCGCTATTCCGTTTTCGGAACTGGTCGCCGGCGCTGACGAACGGGGCAGCCAGCGAGACGACGAGTTCGAGGCCATCGTCCACTCGGTCAAGCCCGGCCACCTCGCCACTCTCATCTATACGTCAGGCACAACCGGCGAACCCAAGGGCGTGATGCTCACCCACGGCAACATCGCCGCCAACCAGAACACCTGCGCCCGTGAATTCTCCTTCAGCCGCGAAGACGCCTGCATCTCGTTCCTGCCGCTTTCGCATATCACGGCGCGCGCCCTTGACTACGTTATGTATGGCCGCGGCGCTCAGGTCATCTACTGCTCGCAGTTCGATCGCCTGCCCTACGCCATGCGCGAGGTCCGGCCCACTGTGCTGGTCGGCGTTCCGCGCGTGTACGAAAAGATCCGCCAGGAGGTTGAGCGGCGTGCCGCTCTCAGCCCCATCCGCAAGAAGCTCCTCGCTATGGCGGTCAAGATCGGTGCCGGGCACATTGACACGGTTTACTCCGCCCGCACGCCTGCTTCGCCGCTGTGGAAACTGGCCAACAAGCTGGTTTTCAGCAAAGTTCAGGCGGCCTTCGGCGGCCGGGCTCGAGTCTTCATCTCCGGCGGCGCACCGCTGGGCGTCGACACCGCCCGCTGGTTCGCTTCGGTCGGAATCCCGGTCTGGGAGGGCTACGGCCTCACGGAAACCTCGCCGGTGATCGCCCTAAACTCCGAACCCAACCACCGCCTTGGCAGCGTCGGCAAACCCGTTCCCAATGTCGAGCTCAAGTTCGCCTCCGACGGCGAACTCCTCTGCCGCGGCCCGTTCATCTTTCAGGGATACTGGAACAAGCCTCAGGCCAACGCCGAGTGCTTCGACGCCGAGGGCTGGTTCCACACCGGCGACATCGGCCACCTTGATCACGATGGCTTCCTCTACATCACCGATCGCAAGAAAGAACTGCTCAAGACATCCGGCGGCAAACTCGTCGCCCCGCAGCCCATCGAGAATAAGATCAAGACCAACATCCTTATTGGTCAGGTTGCGCTCATCGGAGACAAGCATAAGTTCATCTCGGCGCTTATCTCGCCCAACTTCGCTGCTCTCGACGAATGGGCCCGCAACAACGGTCTTGAGGGCGTAACCCGCGCATCTCTGGTTGCGGATCGCCGTGTCAATGCGCTCTATAACGAAATCATCCGCGAAGTGAATTCCGGGCTGGCCAACTTCGAGACCATCAAGCGCTTCCGCATCGTCCCCGACGAGTGGTCGCAGGATTCAGGCGAGCTGACACCTTCCATGAAGCTCAAGCGCCGCGTTATTGCTGAGCGCTATGCGGCGGCCGTTTCCGAAATCTACGCGGACGAAGCAACCGCACGTGCCGAATAG
- a CDS encoding GGDEF domain-containing protein, which translates to MPNKHSLFELHRTDARITIRLERVEVVCVAGAVVIAAASLATKLLPGLRGSSLRWTEMPLACAVAALACSVGLALASEEGSAKAAWSRRALGLLTALAGLAAAFWPKLTAAGALNALQVTPSRSMSLLIAIAFGSLGIVVLCAHAGRGSRGWIPDGALFGAGWVVLTLVMGAAFGALHTFGDAPPGQVTPATTATLLLLTLAAVGRRVEYGRWSIFIGRGIGSRMARAILPIVLLLPMARELMRARMMRTHLFAAHYASAILAATGTAVALALLLAVSWQFRRLEWKVQSLSLRDELTGLYNLRGFHLLAEQGLRMARRSRVPFSVLFIDVDNLKKINDQYGHSAGSDLLVEAAGFLKMNFRETDILGRIGGDEFAVAGQFGVELIERAEERLKAGSNNRNAGDGPPLSLSIGHVSADLKRTESLEDLLQRADALMYERKRMKKLQAV; encoded by the coding sequence ATGCCCAACAAGCACTCGCTGTTTGAGTTGCACAGAACCGACGCGCGCATCACGATCCGATTGGAGAGGGTAGAGGTCGTCTGCGTAGCAGGCGCCGTGGTGATTGCGGCCGCCAGCCTGGCAACGAAGCTGCTGCCGGGGCTGCGCGGTTCAAGCCTGCGTTGGACCGAAATGCCTCTGGCCTGCGCGGTGGCCGCCCTGGCATGCAGCGTTGGACTTGCCCTCGCAAGCGAAGAAGGCTCAGCTAAGGCAGCGTGGTCGAGGAGAGCACTGGGACTGCTGACCGCGTTGGCGGGCTTGGCGGCTGCATTTTGGCCAAAGCTGACGGCAGCCGGGGCACTAAACGCACTCCAGGTAACGCCGAGCCGGTCGATGAGCTTGCTAATCGCCATCGCATTCGGTTCATTGGGAATCGTCGTCCTGTGCGCGCATGCGGGAAGAGGATCGCGGGGGTGGATTCCCGACGGGGCATTGTTCGGCGCTGGTTGGGTGGTGCTGACGCTAGTCATGGGCGCGGCATTCGGCGCCTTGCACACCTTTGGGGACGCTCCACCCGGACAGGTGACGCCCGCAACGACGGCTACCCTGTTGCTGCTGACATTGGCGGCTGTGGGAAGGCGGGTTGAGTACGGGCGCTGGTCCATATTCATCGGCCGGGGAATCGGCAGCCGCATGGCGCGAGCAATTCTGCCGATTGTGCTGCTGCTTCCGATGGCACGGGAACTCATGCGCGCACGCATGATGCGGACGCACCTGTTTGCCGCTCACTATGCTTCTGCGATTCTGGCTGCGACCGGGACCGCCGTTGCCTTGGCCCTCCTGCTCGCCGTTTCCTGGCAGTTCCGGAGGCTGGAGTGGAAGGTCCAGAGTTTGAGCCTGCGCGATGAACTGACCGGCCTGTACAACCTGCGCGGATTCCACCTGCTCGCCGAGCAGGGGCTGAGGATGGCTCGCCGTTCGCGCGTGCCTTTCTCGGTCTTGTTTATAGACGTGGATAATCTGAAGAAGATCAACGACCAGTACGGACACTCGGCGGGATCGGATCTGCTGGTGGAAGCCGCCGGCTTTCTGAAGATGAACTTCAGGGAAACGGACATTCTGGGGCGAATCGGTGGCGACGAATTTGCCGTGGCAGGTCAGTTCGGTGTTGAGTTGATCGAACGCGCGGAGGAACGCCTGAAGGCCGGTTCCAATAACCGCAATGCGGGAGACGGCCCGCCCCTGAGCCTGAGCATTGGACATGTAAGCGCCGACCTGAAAAGAACCGAATCGCTGGAAGACCTTCTGCAGCGCGCCGATGCTCTGATGTACGAGCGCAAGCGGATGAAAAAGCTGCAGGCTGTCTAG
- a CDS encoding arginine repressor has protein sequence MRGSHAGPRFRFGEKDAAPMKHLRHNAIRELVAASPVSNQDELRRKLRRQGFEVTQATLSRDIHEMRLSKGPAGYMLPNGNGNGAGEIEDDGPPSVAEVLESFGMRVQRAMNQVIMRTVMGGAQPVAAALDYEEWPEVVGTIAGDDTVLVICQDVKHATEVENRLRTMLES, from the coding sequence ATGCGCGGTTCCCACGCGGGGCCGCGCTTTCGATTTGGGGAGAAAGACGCCGCACCGATGAAGCACCTGCGACACAATGCGATCCGGGAACTGGTGGCTGCCTCGCCGGTGAGCAACCAGGACGAGTTGCGGCGGAAGCTGCGCCGGCAGGGATTCGAGGTCACGCAGGCCACCTTGTCACGCGATATTCACGAGATGCGCCTTTCCAAGGGGCCAGCCGGATACATGCTCCCAAATGGAAATGGGAACGGAGCCGGTGAGATCGAGGATGATGGTCCTCCTTCGGTGGCAGAGGTGCTCGAAAGCTTCGGGATGCGCGTGCAGCGCGCGATGAACCAGGTGATTATGCGCACGGTGATGGGCGGCGCGCAGCCGGTTGCCGCGGCTCTGGATTATGAGGAGTGGCCCGAGGTAGTTGGAACCATCGCGGGCGACGATACGGTGCTGGTGATCTGCCAGGATGTGAAGCATGCAACGGAAGTTGAGAACCGGTTGAGGACGATGCTGGAGTCATGA
- the argC gene encoding N-acetyl-gamma-glutamyl-phosphate reductase codes for MSGSVQTAVIGVTGYAGAELARILLHHPRLKGKPPVFAGRLDEKAIERGGIPLGEIHPELIDSKGSGNLRQQQFSWDLLTDLDVQVLFLATPHEQSREWAPEALERGMRVIDLSGAWRLDEAANRAVYAFEDEGSARAAEIQQQAVYGMPELHRSEIRKAKLIANPGCYSTSVILPLRPLVTAGLLDLDHGIVADSKSGVSGAGKAPTAKTHFMSAADNLSAYAVFGHRHTGELLEQIGLDAEQIVFTPHLLPIPRGILSTIYVKFKQPQTRTQVLHTYRDFFAGSSMVRIHEHGLPQIQHVVRTSYCDIGIQLSHDGKRAVIVSCLDNLLKGASSQAVQNMNVMYGWDEAEGLE; via the coding sequence ATGAGCGGATCGGTACAGACGGCGGTAATCGGAGTAACGGGCTATGCGGGCGCTGAGCTTGCGCGCATTCTGCTGCATCATCCGCGGCTGAAGGGCAAGCCGCCGGTGTTTGCCGGGCGCCTCGATGAGAAGGCGATCGAGCGGGGTGGGATTCCACTAGGTGAGATTCATCCCGAACTCATTGACAGCAAGGGCAGCGGCAATCTGCGGCAGCAACAGTTCTCGTGGGATCTGCTGACCGACCTGGATGTGCAGGTGCTGTTCCTGGCGACGCCGCACGAGCAGTCGCGCGAGTGGGCTCCCGAAGCGCTGGAGCGTGGTATGCGCGTGATCGACCTGAGCGGCGCATGGCGGCTGGATGAAGCGGCCAATCGCGCGGTGTATGCGTTTGAAGATGAGGGCTCCGCTCGGGCCGCGGAGATTCAGCAGCAGGCCGTGTATGGAATGCCGGAGCTTCATCGCAGCGAGATTCGCAAGGCGAAGCTGATTGCAAATCCGGGATGCTACTCGACTTCAGTCATTCTGCCGCTGCGGCCGCTCGTAACCGCAGGTTTGCTGGATCTCGATCACGGAATTGTTGCGGACTCGAAGAGTGGCGTAAGCGGAGCGGGCAAAGCCCCGACCGCGAAGACGCACTTCATGTCCGCAGCGGACAACCTTTCCGCGTATGCAGTGTTCGGGCACAGGCATACCGGGGAGTTGCTGGAGCAGATCGGGCTGGATGCGGAGCAGATTGTATTCACGCCGCACCTGCTGCCGATTCCACGGGGAATCCTCTCGACCATATATGTGAAGTTCAAGCAACCGCAGACGCGCACACAGGTTCTCCATACGTATCGCGACTTTTTTGCCGGGAGCTCGATGGTGCGGATTCACGAGCATGGTTTGCCGCAAATTCAGCACGTGGTGCGGACGAGCTATTGCGATATCGGAATCCAGCTTTCACACGACGGAAAGCGCGCGGTGATTGTGAGTTGTCTCGACAACCTGCTGAAAGGAGCATCGTCGCAAGCGGTGCAGAACATGAACGTGATGTACGGCTGGGATGAGGCGGAGGGGCTTGAATGA
- the argB gene encoding acetylglutamate kinase — protein sequence MKFVVKLGGAGLETPVLLEGSMRAIAELVRDGNQVAVVHGGGVQLTKTLKALGKQSEFINGLRVTDAETRDTALMVLAGKVNKSLVAALGALGQPAVGMSGGDGLIFRARKKRTTPDLGYVGEIAASDPRWIEAIWKLGGVPVLSSMALGFDGEYYNVNADEMAAACAIACRADALVFLTDVPGVRGNDGEVMRWLSIDQIAEMAKSAIISGGMLPKLGACREALLNGVKRVRILPAEAAGFLPDLCSARVAHGTEVMVA from the coding sequence ATGAAATTTGTAGTCAAGCTCGGCGGAGCAGGATTGGAGACTCCAGTGCTCCTTGAGGGGTCGATGCGCGCAATTGCCGAACTGGTGCGCGACGGCAACCAAGTAGCCGTGGTGCACGGCGGCGGCGTGCAGTTGACGAAGACACTCAAAGCGCTCGGCAAGCAAAGCGAATTCATCAACGGCCTGCGCGTAACCGACGCTGAAACGCGTGACACAGCACTCATGGTGCTGGCTGGCAAGGTGAACAAGAGCCTTGTAGCGGCACTGGGCGCACTGGGTCAGCCGGCGGTTGGAATGTCCGGCGGAGACGGCTTAATCTTCCGCGCGCGCAAGAAGCGCACCACGCCGGATCTTGGATACGTCGGCGAGATTGCAGCGAGCGATCCGCGCTGGATCGAGGCAATCTGGAAGCTCGGCGGCGTGCCCGTGCTGTCCTCGATGGCGCTGGGCTTTGACGGCGAGTACTACAACGTGAATGCCGATGAGATGGCGGCGGCCTGTGCAATCGCGTGCCGCGCGGATGCGCTGGTGTTCCTGACCGATGTGCCCGGCGTGCGCGGCAACGATGGCGAAGTGATGCGCTGGCTGTCCATCGACCAGATTGCGGAGATGGCAAAGAGCGCGATCATTTCCGGCGGCATGCTGCCCAAGCTCGGGGCATGCCGCGAAGCGCTTCTGAACGGCGTGAAGCGCGTGAGGATCTTGCCGGCTGAGGCTGCCGGATTTCTTCCCGATCTGTGCAGTGCTCGCGTAGCGCACGGCACAGAAGTGATGGTGGCTTGA
- a CDS encoding aspartate aminotransferase family protein codes for MTRLDQIRAAEAKLLLHTYDRNPILFERGEGAYLIDENGAKYLDLLSGIGVNALGYAHPAIEKAIVEQSRKLIHVSNLFYHEGQAELAQRLADRTGMDRVFFANTGTEAWEGALKLARAHAGLLRSEGKQISTKFLAMEQSFHGRTFGSVSTTHKAKYREPFGPVVPGVEFVRFNDIADLQAKFSSDVCAILVEAIQGEGGVRPISQEFFAEARKLADSTGALLMVDEIQAGMGRTGKWCAYQQYGIQPDVTTLAKPLAGGIPLGAICCTEEAARAIHAGMHGTTFGGGPLACAVAIAVIDTLEKDRLLAHAAELGDYFMDQLRGLAKKHEAIIDVRGKGLMIGAELDSADLAKLTVAEMLKRHIVINCTSDTTLRFLPPYILDRTQVDTAIAALDEIFTEHAAAFAGAHNSQAAGGQKRG; via the coding sequence TTGACAAGGCTGGACCAGATTCGCGCCGCCGAGGCAAAGCTGCTGCTGCACACCTACGATCGCAACCCAATCCTGTTCGAGCGCGGTGAAGGTGCGTACCTGATTGACGAGAACGGTGCCAAATACCTCGACCTGCTTAGCGGCATTGGCGTAAATGCGCTGGGTTATGCGCATCCCGCGATCGAGAAGGCAATTGTGGAGCAGAGCCGCAAGCTCATCCACGTTTCCAACCTCTTCTATCACGAGGGGCAGGCGGAACTTGCGCAGCGTCTGGCGGATCGCACCGGCATGGACCGAGTGTTCTTTGCGAACACCGGCACCGAGGCGTGGGAAGGCGCACTGAAGCTGGCGCGCGCCCATGCGGGGCTGCTGCGTAGCGAAGGCAAGCAGATCAGCACGAAGTTCCTGGCGATGGAGCAGAGCTTCCACGGGCGTACATTCGGATCGGTATCAACAACGCACAAGGCGAAGTATCGGGAGCCGTTCGGGCCGGTTGTGCCGGGCGTGGAATTCGTTCGATTCAATGACATCGCGGATCTGCAGGCGAAGTTTTCAAGCGACGTGTGCGCCATCCTCGTCGAAGCCATTCAGGGCGAGGGCGGCGTTCGCCCCATCTCGCAGGAGTTCTTTGCAGAAGCTCGGAAGCTGGCTGACTCGACCGGAGCGCTGCTGATGGTCGATGAAATCCAAGCGGGCATGGGACGCACGGGCAAGTGGTGCGCTTACCAGCAGTACGGAATACAACCGGATGTAACAACGCTGGCGAAGCCGCTTGCGGGCGGCATTCCCCTAGGCGCAATCTGCTGCACCGAAGAAGCCGCGCGTGCCATCCACGCGGGCATGCACGGCACGACTTTTGGCGGCGGCCCTCTGGCGTGCGCTGTGGCCATTGCGGTAATCGACACGCTGGAGAAGGATCGCCTGCTCGCACATGCGGCGGAGCTGGGCGACTATTTCATGGACCAGCTGCGCGGCCTCGCAAAGAAGCACGAAGCCATCATCGATGTGAGAGGCAAGGGTCTCATGATTGGCGCGGAGTTGGATTCGGCTGACTTGGCGAAGCTGACCGTGGCAGAGATGCTGAAGCGCCACATCGTCATCAATTGCACGAGCGACACGACACTACGCTTCCTGCCGCCATACATTCTGGACCGCACGCAGGTGGATACGGCCATCGCCGCGCTTGACGAGATTTTCACAGAACATGCAGCCGCGTTTGCCGGCGCGCACAATTCACAGGCCGCAGGAGGACAGAAACGTGGCTAG
- the argF gene encoding ornithine carbamoyltransferase, giving the protein MLLRKEPEVPVHHDSDILNAAARLAGEDLCSIGDLSSAEVRAILKLGHEVKRNPREYRRALDAKQMVLMFEKASLRTRLSFETGINTMGGNAIFVDCTNSPLGERESIADVARNVERWVDVIVLRTYAHDTITEMAANSRVPVINALSDFEHPCQALADFMTLEEHFGSVTGLNFTYVGDGNNVCHSLMLTGAQLGANVTIATPRGYSPDIEIVTKARDIAAENGCEVRLLQDPHAAVEGADAVYTDVCVSMGFEHESTKRAPIFRPFQVNETLMAKANGNAVFMHCLPARRNAEVTDAVLDGPQSIVFDQAENRMHAQKALLLLLLGGLANVDAFNG; this is encoded by the coding sequence ATGCTTTTGAGAAAGGAACCCGAAGTGCCAGTGCACCACGATTCCGACATTTTGAATGCCGCAGCACGTCTCGCCGGCGAAGACCTTTGTTCCATCGGCGATCTGTCGAGCGCCGAAGTGCGCGCGATCCTGAAGCTGGGTCACGAAGTGAAGCGCAATCCGCGTGAGTATCGCCGCGCCCTCGATGCAAAGCAGATGGTGCTGATGTTCGAGAAGGCCAGCCTGCGCACGCGGCTGAGCTTCGAGACCGGCATCAACACCATGGGCGGCAATGCCATCTTCGTAGACTGCACCAATTCGCCGCTGGGCGAGCGTGAGTCGATCGCCGATGTGGCACGCAACGTGGAGCGCTGGGTCGACGTGATTGTCCTGCGTACCTATGCGCACGACACCATCACGGAGATGGCGGCGAACTCGCGCGTGCCCGTGATCAATGCGTTGTCCGACTTCGAGCACCCCTGCCAGGCTCTGGCAGACTTCATGACCCTCGAAGAACATTTCGGTTCTGTCACCGGGCTGAACTTCACATACGTGGGCGACGGCAATAACGTCTGCCACTCGCTGATGCTGACGGGCGCTCAGCTTGGCGCGAACGTGACGATTGCGACTCCCCGCGGCTATTCGCCGGACATCGAGATCGTGACCAAGGCGCGCGACATTGCCGCTGAGAACGGCTGTGAGGTGCGTCTGCTGCAGGATCCGCATGCGGCCGTTGAAGGTGCTGATGCGGTCTACACCGACGTGTGCGTGAGTATGGGGTTCGAGCACGAGTCGACCAAGCGTGCGCCCATCTTCAGGCCCTTCCAGGTGAACGAGACGCTGATGGCGAAGGCCAATGGGAATGCGGTTTTCATGCATTGCCTGCCGGCGCGGCGTAATGCCGAAGTGACAGATGCTGTCCTAGATGGGCCGCAGTCGATCGTGTTTGACCAGGCGGAGAATCGCATGCACGCGCAGAAGGCACTGCTGCTGCTGTTGCTGGGCGGGCTGGCCAACGTGGACGCGTTCAACGGATAG
- the argH gene encoding argininosuccinate lyase: MTDQQQSGKMWSGRFREPLDAEFEQWQRSIVFDWRLLEEEVAASKAHASALCAAGIITESERAELRAALDAIAGDFATDAGKAKVRDHAIAEDIHHYVELSLVERVGSLGRKLHTGRSRNEQIATDLRLYVRKQVGLVVEGIAAWAGALIELAHAAGDAVMPSYTHLQRAEPVLVAHWLLAYTEMLLRDAGRLRDCADRLNYCPLGSGAIAGATLALDRTIAARELNFTAPTANSMDATSDRDFVLEYLQALTFVGLHASRFAEEITLFATAEFGFVNLPEAFSTGSSAMPQKKNPDLTELLRAKVGRIHGAAEAVTLQIKGLPLAYNKDMQETQEPAFAVDFVPQMLRLVARFTAALEFNFDRMNAAAQTGYLNAMAAATYLVHKGIPFRTAHEKIGNAVRYALEKGVELGELPLNELKQFGEEFEADFSNEINLSATLDCHDVIGGTARKRVCEALEAARKGVAALSESAEEAVHAGA; the protein is encoded by the coding sequence ATGACTGATCAACAACAATCCGGGAAGATGTGGTCGGGACGCTTTCGTGAGCCGCTTGATGCCGAGTTCGAACAGTGGCAGCGGTCGATCGTGTTTGACTGGCGGCTGCTGGAAGAGGAAGTCGCGGCCAGCAAGGCGCATGCGTCCGCGCTGTGTGCAGCCGGCATCATCACAGAGAGTGAAAGAGCGGAGCTCCGCGCAGCACTGGATGCGATTGCTGGCGATTTCGCGACCGATGCGGGCAAGGCCAAGGTGCGAGATCACGCCATAGCCGAGGACATTCACCACTACGTTGAGTTGTCGCTGGTGGAACGCGTGGGCTCGCTCGGGCGCAAGCTGCACACAGGACGCAGTCGCAATGAGCAGATTGCCACGGACCTGCGGCTGTATGTGCGCAAGCAGGTCGGGCTGGTCGTCGAAGGGATCGCGGCATGGGCGGGCGCGCTGATTGAGCTGGCGCATGCGGCCGGTGACGCGGTGATGCCGAGCTATACGCATCTGCAGCGTGCCGAGCCTGTGCTGGTGGCCCATTGGCTGCTGGCGTACACCGAGATGCTTCTGCGCGATGCGGGGCGGCTGCGCGACTGCGCAGATCGCCTGAATTACTGTCCGCTAGGATCGGGCGCGATTGCTGGCGCGACTCTGGCTCTGGACCGCACGATTGCAGCTCGCGAGTTGAATTTCACGGCGCCCACCGCGAACTCCATGGATGCGACCAGCGATCGTGATTTCGTACTTGAGTATCTGCAGGCCTTGACGTTTGTTGGGCTGCATGCAAGTCGCTTCGCTGAAGAGATCACGCTGTTTGCGACGGCGGAGTTCGGATTCGTGAATCTGCCCGAAGCGTTTTCGACTGGATCGAGCGCGATGCCGCAGAAGAAAAATCCCGATTTGACCGAGCTGTTGCGCGCGAAAGTCGGACGCATTCACGGTGCCGCCGAAGCGGTCACGCTGCAAATCAAGGGATTACCTCTCGCCTACAATAAGGACATGCAGGAGACCCAGGAGCCCGCGTTTGCAGTGGATTTTGTTCCGCAAATGCTGCGACTCGTCGCGCGCTTCACGGCCGCATTGGAGTTCAACTTCGACCGCATGAACGCTGCGGCCCAGACGGGCTACCTCAACGCCATGGCTGCTGCGACGTACCTGGTGCATAAGGGAATCCCCTTCCGCACGGCACACGAGAAGATCGGCAATGCGGTGCGCTACGCGCTGGAGAAGGGCGTGGAACTCGGCGAATTGCCGTTGAATGAACTCAAGCAGTTCGGCGAAGAGTTTGAAGCTGACTTCTCTAACGAGATCAACCTGAGCGCTACGCTCGATTGCCACGATGTGATAGGCGGGACAGCGCGGAAGCGTGTTTGCGAGGCTCTCGAAGCTGCGCGGAAGGGTGTTGCAGCGCTATCGGAATCCGCAGAGGAGGCCGTTCATGCT